A window of the Cicer arietinum cultivar CDC Frontier isolate Library 1 chromosome 6, Cicar.CDCFrontier_v2.0, whole genome shotgun sequence genome harbors these coding sequences:
- the LOC101500573 gene encoding root phototropism protein 3-like isoform X1, with the protein MSKTNTTQTSCSTSLLDLLTEMKKQSNTEQQTNFQPKSPSNFSSECWFDDACILDMDYFVKTLSGIKAKGVRADLIGSIITHYASKWLPDLSTEKGLTQFEESSPESVTASWMKKRFFVETLVNVLPPEKDSIPCNFLLRLLRTANMVNVDVTYKQELEKRVSWQLDQASLKELVIPSFSHTCGTLLDVELVIRLVKRFVSLDNEGAKSGAALVKVAKLVDCYLAEAAVDANLSLSEFVTLAGVLPSHARATDDGLYRAIDTYLKAHSNVSKQERKGLCRLIDCRKLTQEASLHAAQNERFPVRAVIQVLLSEQTKLNRHNNHQMDWSGSIMSITRSPTNGFGLEAVPTARCLSKREMNIQQMEIKKLKEDVHRLQSQCNTMQVQMERMVEKKKGFFKWSKRFSVNGFGKGDAGVVVERRGGGGEEGEDGDHVEFGGRQTPATTSDMKTRLVNVKGRTPNKWRKSMS; encoded by the exons ATGTCTAAAACAAATACAACACAAACCAGTTGTTCAACTTCTTTACTTGACCTTCTAACAGAAATGAAGAAGCAATCCAACACAGAACAACAAACCAATTTCCAACCAAAATCACCATCAAACTTCTCCTCTGAATGCTGGTTTGATGATGCATGCATCTTAGACATGGACTACTTTGTAAAAACTTTATCAGGAATCAAAGCAAAAGGCGTCCGAGCCGACTTAATCGGTTCAATCATCACACACTATGCATCAAAATGGCTCCCTGACTTATCAACTGAAAAGGGTCTAACACAATTTGAAGAATCATCACCTGAGAGTGTAACAGCTTCATGGATGAAAAAAAGGTTCTTTGTTGAAACCTTAGTTAATGTTCTACCACCAGAAAAAGATTCAATACCATGTAACTTTCTTCTTAGGCTTTTAAGAACAGCCAACATGGTTAATGTTGATGTAACTTATAAACAAGAGCTTGAGAAGAGAGTTTCATGGCAATTAGATCAAGCTTCATTGAAAGAACTTGTGATTCCTTCTTTTAGTCATACTTGTGGAACACTTTTGGATGTTGAGTTGGTTATTAGGTTGGTTAAGAGGTTTGTTAGTTTGGATAATGAAGGTGCTAAGAGTGGTGCTGCTTTGGTTAAAGTTGCTAAGTTGGTTGATTGTTATCTTGCTGAGGCTGCTGTTGATGCTAATTTGAGTTTGTCTGAGTTTGTTACTCTTGCTGGTGTTCTTCCTAGTCATGCTAGAGCTACTGATGATGGATTGTACAGAGCCATTGATACTTATCTTAAA GCACATTCAAATGTATCAAAGCAAGAAAGGAAAGGTCTATGCAGGTTGATAGATTGCAGAAAACTAACACAAGAAGCATCACTTCATGCTGCTCAAAACGAACGGTTCCCGGTTCGAGCAGTAATTCAAGTCCTTCTCTCGGAACAAACGAAACTCAACCGTCACAACAATCATCAAATGGATTGGAGTGGATCCATAATGAGCATTACAAGAAGTCCAACAAACGGATTTGGATTAGAAGCAGTCCCGACCGCAAGGTGTCTATCGAAGCGCGAAATGAACATTCAACAGATGGAGATAAAGAAACTTAAGGAAGATGTTCATAGGCTGCAAAGTCAGTGCAATACAATGCAAGTTCAAATGGAGAGAATGGTTGAAAAGAAGAAAGGTTTTTTTAAGTGGAGCAAGAGGTTTAGTGTGAATGGTTTCGGTAAAGGAGACGCCGGTGTAGTGGTGGAGagaagaggaggaggaggagaagaAGGAGAAGATGGTGATCATGTTGAGTTTGGTGGGAGACAAACACCTGCTACTACTTCTGATATGAAGACTAGATTGGTGAATGTTAAAGGTAGGACTCCTAATAAGTGGAGGAAATCTATGTCTTAG
- the LOC101500031 gene encoding uncharacterized protein, whose translation MALEEIHTWNLVGLIGAFIDLFVAYVLLCVSTIAFLAFNLYRFFGLHLPCPCKGILGFKNSNLCFHMMLFEWPLKKVCSIQVMAAKRFPFDLVWVKKDHSLNYANENKMVDVNDNRVVELEDESSCSGPPRLLSLVDKESGYDAKGKRVMSLKQRSGIRRRKRGGYDCGKINSVICCDDFQSDVVAFTPCSQSINVASGKEVSVHYDEDDRTFHDLDEKTCHSYEFNASMVDSPVRGIYSSSMEHYMSTTVQDNIQIVKNEDDRMKMLENALEEERSAYAALYLELEKERAAAASAADEAMAMISRLQEEKASMEMEMRQFERLIEERAAYDEEEMNIMQEILIRREKENLFLEKELESYRGQRPPLSFETYDDPPQIESTILNVKKDGEEPEEKTEHKGRVCDDLHSSFYDTESEVLDVHVIDDNVERKEKEIENLSSSLCSTFSDIPTNTHVEFGSYPCVSKTENINNVDGLNRQLSMLYNSKCKSLPLDCESDSSCSVHNVEKLRIDNEIEVLGERLRIVKHEKEKLTLFAEKGENEKGQLKLLEEIANRIQQIKQLRNPARGVSLPPSSAKVNDRKRRCQSATWETCESY comes from the exons ATGGCCTTAGAGGAAATTCATACATGGAATTTGGTAGGACTTATTGGAGCATTTATTGATCTTTTTGTAGCTTATGTATTGCTATGTGTATCAACTATAGCTTTTTTAGCTTTCAATTTGTATAGGTTTTTTGGACTTCATTTACCTTGTCCTTGCAAAGGGATTTTAGGTTTTAAGAATAGCAATTTATGTTTTCATATGATGCTTTTTGAGTGGCCTTTAAAGAAGGTATGTTCCATTCAAGTAATGGCGGCGAAAAGGTTTCCTTTTGATCTTGTTTGGGTGAAAAAGGATCATTCTTTAAACTATGCCAATGAGAACAAAATGGTTGATGTCAATGATAATAGGGTTGTTGAATTGGAAGATGAGAGTTCGTGTTCCGGTCCTCCACGTTTACTTTCCTTAGTAGACAAGGAAAGTGGTTATGATGCTAAGGGAAAG AGGGTTATGAGTTTGAAACAAAGGTCAGGAATTCGACGTAGGAAGAGGGGTGGTTATGATTGTGGAAAAATCAATTCGGTTATTTGTTGTGATGATTTTCAATCTGATGTTGTTGCCTTCACTCCGTGCTCTCAGAGTATTAATGTTGCCTCAGGGAAAGAAGTTAGTGTACACT ACGATGAAGATGACCGGACTTTCCATGATTTGGACGAAAAAACCTGTCACAGTTATGAATTCAATGCATCGATGGTTGATAGTCCAGTACGAGGAATATATTCATCCTCTATGGAACACTACATGAGTACTACTGTACAAGACAATATCCAGATTGTCAAAAACGAAGACGACCGTATGAAGATGTTGGAAAATGCACTCGAAGAAGAGAGGTCTGCATATGCTGCTCTTTATCTAGAGCTAGAGAAGGAGAGAGCTGCGGCTGCTTCTGCTGCTGACGAAGCCATGGCTATGATATCGCGTCTGCAAGAGGAGAAAGCGTCGATGGAAATGGAAATGAGGCAATTCGAGAGGTTAATTGAAGAAAGAGCTGCTTATGATGAAGAAGAGATGAATATTATGCAAGAGATTCTTATAAGAAGGGAAAAGGAGAATCTCTTTTTAGAAAAGGAACTCGAAAGTTATAGGGGACAAAGGCCACCGCTTTCATTTGAAACGTATGATGATCCGCCGCAGATAGAAAGCACCATATTAAATGTTAAGAAAGATGGAGAAGAGCCGGAGGAAAAAACCGAACATAAGGGTCGAGTGTGCGATGATCTGCATAGCTCCTTTTATGATACTGAGTCCGAAGTTCTCGATGTCCATGTTATTGATGACAACGTAGAAcgtaaagaaaaagaaattgaaaatttaagtaGCTCTTTGTGTAGTACTTTTTCGGACATACCGACAAATACACATGTTGAATTCGGAAGCTATCCATGCGTAAGCAAGACTgaaaatattaacaatgttGATGGCCTAAATAGGCAATTATCCATGCTCTATAACTCGAAATGCAAATCTCTGCCTCTCGATTGTGAAAGTGATTCTTCGTGTTCTGTTCATAATGTTGAGAAGTTAAGGATTGACAATGAGATTGAAGTTCTTGGAGAAAGGCTGAGGATTGTGAaacatgaaaaagaaaaattgacttTGTTTGCAGAGAAGggagaaaatgaaaaaggtcAGTTGAAGCTTTTGGAGGAGATAGCAAACCGGATTCAACAAATTAAACAGTTAAGGAACCCTGCACGAGGGGTGTCCTTGCCACCTTCGTCGGCTAAG GTGAACGATAGGAAAAGGCGCTGCCAAAGCGCGACTTGGGAGACCTGTGAAAGCTACTAA
- the LOC101500573 gene encoding root phototropism protein 3-like isoform X2, whose product MSKTNTTQTSCSTSLLDLLTEMKKQSNTEQQTNFQPKSPSNFSSECWFDDACILDMDYFVKTLSGIKAKGVRADLIGSIITHYASKWLPDLSTEKGLTQFEESSPESVTASWMKKRFFVETLVNVLPPEKDSIPCNFLLRLLRTANMVNVDVTYKQELEKRVSWQLDQASLKELVIPSFSHTCGTLLDVELVIRLVKRFVSLDNEGAKSGAALVKVAKLVDCYLAEAAVDANLSLSEFVTLAGVLPSHARATDDGLYRAIDTYLKAHSNVSKQERKGLCRLIDCRKLTQEASLHAAQNERFPVRAVIQVLLSEQTKLNRHNNHQMDWSGSIMSITRSPTNGFGLEAVPTARCLSKREMNIQQMEIKKLKEDVHRLQSQCNTMQVQMERMVEKKKGFFKWSKRFSVNGFGKGDAGVVVERRGGGGEEGEDGDHVEFGGRQTPATTSDMKTRLVNVKGS is encoded by the exons ATGTCTAAAACAAATACAACACAAACCAGTTGTTCAACTTCTTTACTTGACCTTCTAACAGAAATGAAGAAGCAATCCAACACAGAACAACAAACCAATTTCCAACCAAAATCACCATCAAACTTCTCCTCTGAATGCTGGTTTGATGATGCATGCATCTTAGACATGGACTACTTTGTAAAAACTTTATCAGGAATCAAAGCAAAAGGCGTCCGAGCCGACTTAATCGGTTCAATCATCACACACTATGCATCAAAATGGCTCCCTGACTTATCAACTGAAAAGGGTCTAACACAATTTGAAGAATCATCACCTGAGAGTGTAACAGCTTCATGGATGAAAAAAAGGTTCTTTGTTGAAACCTTAGTTAATGTTCTACCACCAGAAAAAGATTCAATACCATGTAACTTTCTTCTTAGGCTTTTAAGAACAGCCAACATGGTTAATGTTGATGTAACTTATAAACAAGAGCTTGAGAAGAGAGTTTCATGGCAATTAGATCAAGCTTCATTGAAAGAACTTGTGATTCCTTCTTTTAGTCATACTTGTGGAACACTTTTGGATGTTGAGTTGGTTATTAGGTTGGTTAAGAGGTTTGTTAGTTTGGATAATGAAGGTGCTAAGAGTGGTGCTGCTTTGGTTAAAGTTGCTAAGTTGGTTGATTGTTATCTTGCTGAGGCTGCTGTTGATGCTAATTTGAGTTTGTCTGAGTTTGTTACTCTTGCTGGTGTTCTTCCTAGTCATGCTAGAGCTACTGATGATGGATTGTACAGAGCCATTGATACTTATCTTAAA GCACATTCAAATGTATCAAAGCAAGAAAGGAAAGGTCTATGCAGGTTGATAGATTGCAGAAAACTAACACAAGAAGCATCACTTCATGCTGCTCAAAACGAACGGTTCCCGGTTCGAGCAGTAATTCAAGTCCTTCTCTCGGAACAAACGAAACTCAACCGTCACAACAATCATCAAATGGATTGGAGTGGATCCATAATGAGCATTACAAGAAGTCCAACAAACGGATTTGGATTAGAAGCAGTCCCGACCGCAAGGTGTCTATCGAAGCGCGAAATGAACATTCAACAGATGGAGATAAAGAAACTTAAGGAAGATGTTCATAGGCTGCAAAGTCAGTGCAATACAATGCAAGTTCAAATGGAGAGAATGGTTGAAAAGAAGAAAGGTTTTTTTAAGTGGAGCAAGAGGTTTAGTGTGAATGGTTTCGGTAAAGGAGACGCCGGTGTAGTGGTGGAGagaagaggaggaggaggagaagaAGGAGAAGATGGTGATCATGTTGAGTTTGGTGGGAGACAAACACCTGCTACTACTTCTGATATGAAGACTAGATTGGTGAATGTTAAAG GAAGTTGA